Proteins from one Sphaeramia orbicularis chromosome 17, fSphaOr1.1, whole genome shotgun sequence genomic window:
- the LOC115436864 gene encoding nardilysin-like, with translation MDLDTFPKALNRGSELFSQAELVSWFLEHRNSSRKLSVHVVGFGVEENDPSDQSVPCPSDGTDNPPSSMYGEVSELSFLPAWTLQLQDAALITDIRAFTASLPLHPYHEILH, from the exons ATGGATCTGgacacatttcccaaagctttga ATCGAGGCTCTGAACTCTTCTCTCAGGCTGAACTGGTTTCCTGGTTCCTGgaacacagaaacagcagcagaaaactcAGCGTCCAC GTGGTCGGTTTCGGCGTGGAGGAGAACGACCCGTCAGACCAGAGCGTCCCCTGCCCCTCAGACGGCACCGACAACCCCCCGTCGTCCATGTACGGCGAAGTCAGCGAGCTGAGCTTCCTGCCGGCCTGGACGCTGCAGCTGCAGGACGCCGCGCTCATCACCGACATCAGAGCCTTCACGGCGTCGCTGCCGCTCCACCCCTACCACGAGATCCTGCACTAG